The nucleotide sequence CTGGCGGAAGAAGTAATGACTAAATCATTTTCAGCTGTCTCGGCGTTAAAGGGAATAAAATCAAGGATTATCCCGGAACCGCCATCGCCCCTGGCTATGCCATAAATCTCTTTTCCGGTAATCTCAATGTCAAAAGAGCTGTCCTTATTTGAGCAAAGCTGAATCCTTGAAAACCTCCTGTAGACTCCCTTAATTTTGCCGACTAAAGTTTTTTGAGCGGTAACCACTGGCAGATCATCTTTTATGCCGTCTTCATACCCCTTATCAATCAAAAGAAAATTCAAAGAGACATCCTTTCCGACGATATGGGCTAATTCCAAATTAAATTCTTTTTCCATGCCTAATCCCAAGGATTCTTTCAGTAATTGGTTTTCTTTTTTCAACCCTTCTAAAGAGGCTATTTGAGAAAGCAAGTTTTGGTTTTCCAGCCATAATTTATCTCTCTCTTCCTTCAATCCTCGAGCATTGAAAAAACCGGCGGAGAAATCGGAAAAACTATTCCCGGCCTGCCAAAAGTATTTTTGAACAGGAGAGAAAGCTCCATAGAAAAAATCCTTAACCGCTCTTGAACCGCCGGTCAAATTAAGAGTAAGAAATATTGCCACCATCAGAAAAATTATTATTGCGTTTTTGGCTTTTTTAATCTTGGAAAATATCATTACTTTCATCCTATCTCTTTAAAAAGATTTCTTCAATAAAAAACCCGCAAAGGCGGGCAATCAAAAAAATCTAATGAAATTGTAAACAATGTAAGAGAGCTACCTACTTTCGCGGTGACCCACTATCATCGGCCATAAGAGATTTCACTTCTGTGTTCGGAATGGGAACAGGTGGAGCACTCTCAGCATAGCTCCCTTACATTATCTGCAATTTATTTGTAATTTGTCCCGCATCGTGCGGGATCCCGTCGCGACGGGATAATTTGTAATTTTAAATTTAACTGTCTTTTATTACTAGCCAAAGTTATCTTTGCTTTCCAAAAAATGAGAGAGCAAATATTATTTATGATCTATTAGTACTGCTCAGCTGAACCCCTTACGGGGCTTACACTTGCAGCCTATCAACCTCATAGTCTCTGAGGGATCTATGAGTCCTAATCTTGGAGCCTGCTTCGCGCTTAGATGCTTTCAGCGCTTATCAGTTCCTAACTTAGCTACTCAGCAATGCTCCTGGCGGAACAACTGATAAACCAGAGGTTAGTTCAGTCCGATCCTCTCGTACAAGGACCAACCCTCCTCAAGACTCGACGCCTACGGTAGATATGGACCAACCTGTCTCGCGACGGTTTGAACCCAGCTCACGTATCTTTTTAATTG is from Candidatus Nealsonbacteria bacterium CG07_land_8_20_14_0_80_39_13 and encodes:
- the mreC gene encoding rod shape-determining protein MreC gives rise to the protein MKVMIFSKIKKAKNAIIIFLMVAIFLTLNLTGGSRAVKDFFYGAFSPVQKYFWQAGNSFSDFSAGFFNARGLKEERDKLWLENQNLLSQIASLEGLKKENQLLKESLGLGMEKEFNLELAHIVGKDVSLNFLLIDKGYEDGIKDDLPVVTAQKTLVGKIKGVYRRFSRIQLCSNKDSSFDIEITGKEIYGIARGDGGSGIILDFIPFNAETAENDLVITSSASGFFPAGIFIGKIGKIEKSDVKPFQTAEVFPAFDIKNLAEIFVIKDFKLND